TAGTGATTTATTATCTTTTTATTAATCGTATTATCTTCCTAAATGTTAAAGTGCAAGAATCTGCCACTTTTTAAAGTATGTTTACTAGTTTCAGTATTATCTTCAAATTAAAGCTTGATATAATATCATGGGTATCAGGTCatgtgaatgtatatagttatGTGAGTAAACAAACCACTAGCTGTCACGCCTATGCACGTAGTTCTGTGATTTGAGTAGGAACACCCAGCAAACAAATAATGTAAAAGCTGTCATAGCACAACATCACAGACGATAGTACCAACAGACACCTGTTAACATCTCAGCAAGCTTCAGTCAGTGCCAATTAGTAACTATTGGTAATGCTCTGATGAAGGCCTTGCGGCCGAAACGTTGACATGTTTAATCTCTTGACTAGGCAAAAATAAGAAAGGTGAAATAGAGATGAGTTCTGTTTTATGAAGACTGTCTGTGCTAACTCATTACCCCTGGGCATTTACTGTGGTAATTGTTGGTAATGTTTGCAAGGTTGGTTAAGTAGTTTGGTAGTTAGTTTTAGAACAAAACTCCATAGTGCTTACTTTTTTGCAGTCTGCATATCATCATtttatcagttattttttttataggcAATTGTGCTTATGTTCTGTACATGCTGTGCAGATTCATTTGGAGGAATTGATTTATTCCAGAATATTTAGGTGGATTAGTGTCCAGGTTCATCTCAAAAGGCTTCACACCAGAGCTCAGatttgaaattatttttttattgaaaaCAGTGTCAAAGATCCACAAGATATAGAAACTTACacagtcatttttttttacagtatttgCATGATAAATACGTAATCTGTCCCAAAACAATGCTTATCTAAATATAATGTTCTACATATACCTTTTTCTGACTTATATACAAATGCTGTGCAAAAATGTTACCTTACACATGACAGTTCAATAACTTAAAAATTGATTTACAACAGGCAGCACGTAATCAACACAACAAGGTTTTGTTAACACAAGATCAACAATCATACCCTCACACCCACTATCTCACCAATATCATGGAGACAAGATGCAAAGATACAAAATAACCTCTCTCCTGAAACATGAACAGGTTAAAACTTCCCAGACACTGCCTTGTGACGAATATCTCCTATATATGTGACTTTTCAGGACAATCAAACACAAAACATGGAACTGTGACGGTCATATCAGCTTCAGTGACCCCCTAGCAGCCTATCATCCTTGGCGCCGTCCAGACTGCCGCCCAGGCTCTGGCGTTCACCGTGCAACGTGTTGAGCTGGTTCTGGGCCACGGTGTCCAGCTCCATGCGGGGGGTCCAGCTTGGTGGGCCGGAGTGTGGTGGTGCGGTGGTGCCGAGACCGTGGCGGTGGCGACCACCACCACGGCCGCATCGCACCCTAGaacagaggaggaagaaaagctCGACCACACTGAGCACCAGGGATACGCAGGCCACGGCCAGCatgaagatgatgaagatggtCTTCTCGGTGGGTCGCGACATGTAGCAGGCCACTGTGAAGGGGCAGGGCGACTGGGAGCAGGAGAACATGGGCACCATGACGAAGCCGTAGAGGTAGTACTGGCCCACAATGAAGCCGATCTCCAGGAGGATCTTGCAGAAGAGCTGCGTCAGGTAGCTGCCGAGGAGCTGGCCCTTGATCCTCACATGGCCTTTGTCGTCGGTGTACTTGGGCGACTTCACGTTCTCTTCGTGCCTCTGGATCCGCTCGCGTAGCTTGTTCTCCTTGGAGATGATGTGCATGGCGTGGCCGAGGTACATCAGGGTTGGCGTGGAGACGAAGATGATCTGCAACACCCAGAACCGAATGTGGGAGATGGGGAACTGCCAGTCGTAGCACACCTGCTCGCAACCAGGTTGCTGCGTGTTGCACACTAAATTAGAATGTTCATCATCCCACACTTTTTCTGCCCCGGCACCCAGAACCATGATTCGGAACAAAAATAGGACGGTCATCCATACTTTTCCAATGACTGTGGAGTGGTTATTGACTTCTTCCAGCAGCTTTGAAAGGAATCCTAAATCCCCCATTTTCTGTTATGTTCAGTTTCTcctatttaaaatcaaacaaaatAGCATTAGTCTGCTGTCAGTGTTACCTATACTTTTTGTGTGATAAAATTCAAGCATTAATTCTACAGCTTCTAGAGAGATTCTACAGCAAACAACCGTCTGAAGAATTACAGCTATCCATTCTTATAGAAAAACTGAGTACAAAAAAGCAACAATCAAATCCCATTCACTAGTTTAAATTGAAgatcaacaactttttcaaaGACACATTTGCTGATAAAATTTTAACCCATGTGGCTCCAgtataactaaaaaaaaaaacggtcacAGTGATGGtgcaacaaaacaacaataatcaTTAAACTTAGACAAAAGTTTTTTGGACTTTTTTGAAAAAAGAAGAGATTTTTTTCTTATGGTCTTTGGAAAGTAATAACAACAGGCAACAGGCTTCAATGTCAGTGAATAAGGCAACTCAtatttttttgtaccttaccTTGAGCTGAAACAAACTCTTTCCTCCAGCACAGCTTCAACCCAACTAATCACCTGCTGGGGTTGAACCTTGAGTTTTGGCCCTCGTCAATCTTGCGAAATCCTCAGAATATAGCTAACTGTCACGTCTGATCAGCAAAAGAGAGGCTGGATTTTGAACAGACTTACTCCCCATGGATCATTAATAATTGACAGAGTTATGTATGACATTTCTTTCTTGTATGAAGCAAAGACGCCACATTTATCTATACCACCACATTTATCTATATCTTAGCAGgataacagaaaaaaacattttatttatgaGTCTTGGACCACAAGCATTGGTTAACTAAGTTGTCAGTCACTCATTTCGTCTATGGTTTAATGATTATGTTCCCAATGCTGTACATAGGCTCACTCATTTACCTCTGAGTACTTTACAAACTTACAAAAAAACTTACTTGTCATCATTCCAAGTGCGTTAACAGACTCTGACCATGACCAGAGGTCTGTATAGTAACTCTTTATAGAAATACGTGAACACCCTAATATGATttcaagtgaacacacactcaagatCATAATCCATTCGTAATCCAAATGCATGCACTTTATTTGAAAATATGACATTACACAAACTTCCACTCAAACATATACAGTACCTTATGAATGATGaggaaaaaagtaaacaaaacaagCAGTCAAAATTGCTGTCTGCTCTGTTATGCAGTTCATGCAGCTAATAGAAAGAACAGCCTATGTTTACAAAACACTTTGGGCTACTGAGTCACTGCCTCTGGACATGTGTCTAAACACTCAATCCAGACACGCGACCTCCTCTCAGGCAATGTTTACACTGGCGGGCGAGCGCATGGGAGTACCGCATGTTTGCGCAGACTGCTCTGCCACTCGGGATCAGATTTGCACCTCCTCCATGTTGCCGCTGTTGTCCTCAGACGTCACGCTCTTGGTGGCCTGCTCCTTCTTCTGCAGCAGCTCCACGTCCCTATTCAGCCAGTTCTCGATCACTCCTTGCTCCTTGGCCTTGAGGTCCCGCCGCTCCAGCACGGGCGTGACGGGAGTGACCGTGTAGTCCTGCCGCCGATTCAGGCACTCCTTGATCTTCTTGACTGTCAGGTAGACCATCTCGACCACGTTGAGGAGCAGCGAGATGGACGCCACCACCAGCATGAACCAGATGAACACTGACTTCTCGGTGGGCCGAGACAGGAAGCAGTCCACCTCGTGTGGGCATGGGAACTTGCTGCAGACATAACGGGCGTGCAGCGTGATGCCATACAGGTAGTACTGGCCCAGGATGAAGGCCACCTCCAGGAGGATTTTCATGAAGATGCTGATAATGTAGCTCCGCAGGAGGCGTCCGCGAATGCTGACCTTGCCGTTGTCCTTGCTGTACTTGGGCACCTTATAGCCCTTCAGGAGGAACAAGTTGACCTGCTGATCTGGGACCTGCTTGCTCATTCGGGCACGAGTCCTCTTCTCCACGTGGACCACGTGCAGCACGTGCCCGAGGTAGACCAGCGTCGGTGTGGAGACCGAGAGGATCTGAAGCACCCAGAAGCGCACGTGCGAGATGGGGAAGGCGTCGTCGTAGCAGACGTTCTCGCAGCCCGGCTGGTTGGTGTTGCAGACGAAGTCGGACTGCTCATCTCCCCAGACCTTCTCGGCGCCCGTCCCCAGGACCAGGATGCGGAAGACAAACAGCACGGTCAGCCAGATCTTCCCGATGACCGTGGAGTGGGCCTGCACCTTGTCTAGCAGCCGGCCAAGGAAGTCCCACTCACCCATATCCAGTTTAGCTGTTTTAATTGTGGGAACACCTGGAGGGGGgttgagaggagggggagaaacaggaaagagagaggggacatacagagagacgtagaaagaggagaaagaaaatgTTGTAATTTTATCAGATACGGGATGGTAACTGGGAACACACTGACCTGCAATCTCATTTTCTGCCCTATGTTTATTTAATTTGAAGGGTTCTGCACCTCAAGGATGACAGAATCAAGTCTTTTGCACCAACATTTATGCTGATTGATAAAACCAGGATTCGTGGCTATCTTGTTTAAGAACAGCTAGTTCAAATCTGGTGTAAATCAAGGCTTTAGTCTTGTTGAAACCCAAACATTTTCTAATTGTGTTAACATAATCTCAAACTTCCCAGAAACTGCCAAGCGAAATGGGACTTTGAAGTATTGTACAGCCACATTTATAACTACATTAAAAAGGCAAAAATAGAGTTCTTAGAATACATAGTTATACATGCACATGTTTATTCTTGAAGTATCCAAGTATCCATTGATATATATTGAGGCTTTAATCCATAAAGAAAGAGATGCTAAAAGAAGATGTGTAAAATGTATAGATGTGAAGATGTATAACTCTCATTTCATCCAGTCTGGTTTCATGCTTAGGAAACTGACTTTTAATGAATCattaatatttttaaataaactatatttcttgacTGAAAATTCAATGCCTTGCTTGAAAATCCTAATGAACATTTGAATAGAGTAacatacaatatacaatatttatattTCAGAGTGTTAAGTTAGTCATCTGCCTTTGTGATACCAATTGTGCAATCAATCCTATTTGGTCATACGTCAtactgtaatttcccaactattagccgggGTTTATACattcattttgcaaaatttcttcagctatgaggttaataaacGGGGCCagtaatatggtattaatatgggtttgtttcttttaacttgcataaaacactgtcctgcagctTAAACATAATGTGACTAATACataggaaattactgtataacTGTAAATAATGCACTACTAAGAGAAATACATATGATGTCATTGTCATAAACATcattatgcacacatacatgtacatacagaCTATTTAGAAATACTTTTTTTATGCTTACCTCAGAGAGAAAGGTGAATCCCAGGTCTTGGCACAGGCTGTCTTGTCTTGCAGAGTGGCAGAAGACCGCGGGGATGAAGTGGATAAGGATATTCTTGCTGTGGCTCCagtcaaaataaaacaaaactacAACTCCCATAATGCTTGCCGTCATGTTTGTTATTTTATCAAACAGCTTGTGATCAGAACAGACACTCATCCCTTACATTGTGCACTATATTAGTGAATAACCACTATTCAGTGGCTTACTGTAGGGCACTCTGTAGTATTTAAACTGACATTCCAAACACATGCATAGACTTTTGTTGTATTTCTTTATAGCTGAAGCATAACTTCATAGCGATATTTCCATtccttatctatctatctatctatctatctatctatcttaattTTTTTGAAGTTGTACATCagttctttcattctttcatcgAATTGCCCTAATTATAAATataattaagactacacacaatttaaatgttaaaaacatCCAACAACATGTGAAGCATCAAACTTGTTTATTAAAGTTCTCCAAATTCTCATGACAGAAGCACAGAAGGGATTGATATCCTCCAGCCAGACTGCTATGGATCTACTGCctttacaaatacacaaatcAGACACTGATTGTGTTAAATCAGAGATCACTGGTATTGCCTAATAACACCACACCACTTTAAATATAgatttttatttatgtatttattttttatgccaCTACCATTTCTGTTCATATGGAGTGCTCATGTGTATGTTAAATAGTTGTTTATAACACAACTGAATCTAGATGAAGTTCAAGTCAAACCAGCCTAAATAGTACAGTTTCTCAAAGAAACCA
The nucleotide sequence above comes from Alosa sapidissima isolate fAloSap1 chromosome 6, fAloSap1.pri, whole genome shotgun sequence. Encoded proteins:
- the gja11 gene encoding gap junction protein, alpha 11, with translation MGEWDFLGRLLDKVQAHSTVIGKIWLTVLFVFRILVLGTGAEKVWGDEQSDFVCNTNQPGCENVCYDDAFPISHVRFWVLQILSVSTPTLVYLGHVLHVVHVEKRTRARMSKQVPDQQVNLFLLKGYKVPKYSKDNGKVSIRGRLLRSYIISIFMKILLEVAFILGQYYLYGITLHARYVCSKFPCPHEVDCFLSRPTEKSVFIWFMLVVASISLLLNVVEMVYLTVKKIKECLNRRQDYTVTPVTPVLERRDLKAKEQGVIENWLNRDVELLQKKEQATKSVTSEDNSGNMEEVQI
- the LOC121712072 gene encoding gap junction Cx32.2 protein-like; its protein translation is MGDLGFLSKLLEEVNNHSTVIGKVWMTVLFLFRIMVLGAGAEKVWDDEHSNLVCNTQQPGCEQVCYDWQFPISHIRFWVLQIIFVSTPTLMYLGHAMHIISKENKLRERIQRHEENVKSPKYTDDKGHVRIKGQLLGSYLTQLFCKILLEIGFIVGQYYLYGFVMVPMFSCSQSPCPFTVACYMSRPTEKTIFIIFMLAVACVSLVLSVVELFFLLCSRVRCGRGGGRHRHGLGTTAPPHSGPPSWTPRMELDTVAQNQLNTLHGERQSLGGSLDGAKDDRLLGGH